A window of Natrinema versiforme contains these coding sequences:
- a CDS encoding diaminobutyrate--2-oxoglutarate transaminase has protein sequence MTDDGSSAEGLLAQQARRESNARTYPRSLPLAIDRAEGAILEDVDGNEYVDCLAGAGTLALGHNHPAVVERMEDLLERDRAVHTLDLTTPVKERFVDRLLESLPDEFAETARVQFCSPAGTDAVEAALKLVKTATGNRSMLAFQGGYHGMTNGALSLMGDTAAKEPVPGLMPDVHHLPYPYEYRCPFGLGGEDCWRTSAEYVDRTLSNPDGGIVDPAGMILEPVQGEGGAIPAPAEWLREMRRVTRERDVPLIVDEIQTGLGRTGELYGFEHADIVPDVVTLSKAIGGGLPLSVVVYDESLDIWEPGAHAGTFRGNQLGMAAGTATIEHVLEHDLADHAAAMGDRLRAHLEETAATFEAVGDVRGRGLLLGMEIVDPAGDPDSLGHFPADGDLASAVQSEAFDRGLVIETGGRRGSVVRFLPPLTISGSRIDEVGEIVHESVRAAVEGGQRRAEAPA, from the coding sequence GTGACCGACGACGGTTCGTCGGCCGAGGGGCTCCTCGCACAGCAGGCGCGGCGGGAGTCGAACGCGCGGACCTATCCGCGCTCGCTGCCGCTCGCGATCGACCGCGCCGAGGGGGCCATCCTCGAGGACGTCGACGGGAACGAGTACGTCGACTGTCTGGCGGGTGCGGGAACGCTCGCGCTCGGCCACAACCACCCCGCGGTCGTCGAGCGAATGGAGGACCTGCTCGAGCGCGATCGGGCCGTCCACACGCTCGATCTGACGACCCCGGTCAAGGAGCGGTTCGTCGACCGACTGCTCGAGAGTCTGCCCGACGAGTTCGCCGAGACCGCGAGGGTGCAGTTCTGTAGCCCGGCCGGGACCGACGCCGTCGAGGCCGCGCTGAAACTCGTCAAGACGGCGACGGGGAACCGGTCGATGCTGGCGTTTCAGGGCGGCTACCACGGGATGACCAACGGCGCGCTCAGCCTGATGGGCGATACGGCGGCGAAGGAGCCGGTTCCGGGGCTGATGCCGGACGTCCACCACCTGCCCTACCCCTACGAGTACCGCTGTCCGTTCGGGCTCGGCGGGGAGGACTGCTGGCGGACGAGCGCGGAATACGTCGACCGCACGCTGTCGAACCCCGACGGCGGGATCGTCGACCCCGCGGGGATGATCCTCGAGCCCGTGCAGGGCGAGGGCGGCGCGATTCCGGCACCCGCCGAGTGGCTCCGGGAGATGCGCCGGGTGACCCGCGAGCGGGACGTGCCACTGATCGTCGACGAGATCCAGACCGGGCTCGGGCGCACCGGCGAGTTATACGGGTTCGAGCACGCCGACATCGTCCCGGACGTGGTGACGCTCTCGAAGGCGATCGGCGGCGGGCTCCCGCTGTCGGTCGTCGTCTACGACGAGTCGCTCGACATCTGGGAGCCCGGTGCACACGCCGGGACGTTCCGGGGCAACCAACTCGGGATGGCCGCCGGAACCGCGACGATCGAACACGTCCTCGAGCACGACCTCGCGGACCACGCGGCGGCGATGGGCGACCGGCTCCGGGCTCACCTCGAGGAGACGGCCGCGACGTTCGAGGCGGTCGGCGACGTTCGCGGGCGCGGATTGTTGCTCGGGATGGAAATCGTCGATCCCGCCGGGGACCCGGACTCGCTGGGCCACTTCCCCGCGGACGGCGACCTCGCGTCGGCCGTCCAGTCGGAAGCGTTCGATCGCGGGCTCGTGATCGAGACGGGGGGTCGTCGCGGGAGCGTCGTTCGGTTCCTCCCGCCGCTGACGATCTCGGGGTCGCGGATCGACGAGGTCGGCGAAATCGTTCACGAGAGCGTTCGCGCGGCCGTCGAGGGCGGGCAACGCCGGGCGGAGGCACCCGCATGA
- a CDS encoding IucA/IucC family siderophore biosynthesis protein: MQNTPRNIDRDEIEYGLDGIDTLDDVLTADRWADAGRDLLAKILREFTYEGILEPERVADDSNDPDADSTKWATYEVDLDGTRYRFEAVERFWDSLSVRVDSIERDAGDGFEPADDPLEFVVDLEPTIDMDSITASHLVREYTNTLLADAHIDDDGDGNGSAAGSDKSVLDMSYPEIEGEMTGHPWLTFNKGRVGWGYDDYRDYAPERAEPIRLSWCAVSREAAEFVSVEGLDREALLESELGSRYGRFRAELEDRGLDPDEYLFLPVHDWQWENAIVPLFGRQLATDDIVPLGEGPDDYLPMQSVRTFVNADEPTKHNVKLPMQIINTLVWRGLPGERTEAAPLVTEYVKDVRDSDPFLRDECEVVLPGEIAGVNFDHPTFDALEAPAYQYNELLGCVWRESVTDLIDEGERAMTLSALLHVEDGEPVISKLVERSDLELSEWLDELFATMLPPLLHYLYRYGTAFSPHGENTILVLEDDRPSRLAVKDFVDDVNVAEAPLEELQGLPEDLEDVLLSVPPEELRLFIVYGLFVGVYRYLADLLARHHDYAEDRFWRQVRDAVEDYHARFPDLEERFELFDLLEPTVPKLTLNRNRIVDIGYGDRPERPHAVEHGTVPNPLYEVGPER; this comes from the coding sequence ATGCAGAACACACCACGCAACATCGACCGAGACGAGATCGAGTACGGACTCGACGGCATCGACACGCTAGACGACGTGCTGACCGCGGACCGCTGGGCCGACGCCGGGCGGGACCTGCTCGCCAAGATCCTTCGGGAGTTCACCTACGAGGGCATCCTCGAGCCGGAACGGGTCGCGGACGATTCGAACGACCCGGATGCCGACTCGACGAAGTGGGCCACCTACGAGGTCGACCTCGACGGAACGCGCTACCGCTTCGAGGCCGTCGAGCGGTTCTGGGACAGCCTCAGCGTTCGCGTCGACTCGATCGAACGCGACGCGGGCGACGGGTTCGAACCGGCCGACGACCCGCTGGAGTTCGTCGTCGACCTCGAGCCGACGATCGACATGGACTCGATCACGGCCAGCCACCTCGTCCGCGAGTACACGAACACGCTGCTCGCGGACGCACACATCGATGACGACGGCGACGGCAACGGCAGCGCGGCCGGGAGCGACAAATCCGTCCTCGACATGTCCTACCCCGAGATCGAGGGCGAGATGACCGGCCACCCGTGGCTCACGTTCAACAAGGGCCGGGTCGGCTGGGGGTACGACGACTACCGCGACTACGCGCCCGAGCGCGCCGAGCCGATCCGGCTCTCGTGGTGTGCCGTCTCGCGCGAGGCGGCCGAATTCGTCAGCGTCGAAGGGCTCGACCGCGAGGCATTGCTCGAGTCGGAACTCGGGAGCCGCTACGGGCGGTTCCGCGCGGAACTCGAGGACCGGGGACTCGACCCCGACGAGTATCTCTTCCTGCCGGTTCACGACTGGCAGTGGGAGAACGCCATCGTCCCACTGTTCGGCAGACAGCTCGCGACGGACGACATCGTCCCGCTGGGCGAGGGGCCGGACGACTACCTGCCCATGCAGTCGGTCCGGACCTTCGTCAACGCCGACGAGCCGACGAAGCACAACGTCAAACTCCCGATGCAGATCATCAACACGCTCGTCTGGCGCGGGCTCCCCGGCGAGCGGACCGAAGCCGCGCCGCTGGTCACGGAGTATGTCAAGGACGTGCGGGACTCGGACCCGTTCCTGCGCGACGAGTGCGAGGTCGTCCTCCCCGGCGAAATCGCCGGCGTGAACTTCGATCACCCGACGTTCGACGCGCTCGAGGCCCCGGCCTACCAGTACAACGAACTGCTGGGGTGTGTCTGGCGCGAGAGCGTCACGGACCTGATCGACGAGGGCGAGCGGGCGATGACCCTCTCCGCCCTGCTACACGTCGAGGACGGCGAACCCGTGATCTCGAAACTGGTCGAACGCTCTGACCTCGAGCTCTCCGAGTGGCTCGACGAACTGTTCGCCACGATGCTCCCGCCGCTGTTGCACTACCTCTACCGGTACGGAACCGCCTTCTCGCCCCACGGCGAGAACACGATTCTCGTCCTCGAGGACGACCGGCCGTCGCGGCTCGCCGTCAAGGACTTCGTCGACGACGTCAACGTGGCCGAGGCACCCCTCGAGGAACTACAGGGGCTGCCGGAGGACCTCGAGGACGTACTCCTGTCCGTGCCGCCTGAAGAACTGCGCCTGTTCATCGTCTACGGCCTGTTCGTCGGCGTCTATCGATACCTCGCTGACCTGCTGGCCCGCCACCACGACTACGCGGAGGACCGCTTCTGGAGGCAGGTCCGGGACGCCGTCGAGGACTACCACGCGCGGTTCCCCGACCTCGAGGAGCGGTTCGAACTGTTCGACCTACTCGAGCCGACGGTCCCGAAGCTGACGCTGAACCGCAACCGGATCGTCGACATCGGTTACGGCGACCGTCCCGAGCGGCCCCACGCGGTCGAGCACGGCACCGTTCCGAACCCGCTGTACGAGGTCGGACCTGAGCGGTAA
- a CDS encoding lysine N(6)-hydroxylase/L-ornithine N(5)-oxygenase family protein, with protein MTERGESITVVDGARDDGDAVDRDDSDTVIDRGRYGVLGVGLGPFNLGLAALLDGAEPALELDAIFLERDPEFAWHEGMLIEGVTLEVPFLADLVTMADPTNPYSFLNYVRERDRIYEFYFYETFQLPRREYDEYLRWVAETVPTTQFGREVTRVEYVEADADGGREESDEMDTDGTDNGGTFVVEAVAPETGQRYRYRADDLVMGVGSRPAVPEFAREYADADVPGGDRVFHTADYLERRADVLEADSITVVGSGQSAAEVVLDLLERQSANGFRLDWLTRSDGFFPMEYSKLGLQHFTPEYAAYFYDLPQSRKDDLLADQDLLYKGIDPETSERIYDTLYERSIGDRDPDFGMLATTAVRDLERIEGSYWLECEQRQQEQQFALETDAVIFGTGYQRPTPTFLEPIADRIAFDDRGRFRVSEDYRLEGDLGGADDAGGRVFVQNAEMHTHGVGTPDLGLGCYRNAVIIDRLAGREVYPIDRDTVFQHFDVEQFADHAPVRTDGARPRPLDTE; from the coding sequence ATGACTGAGCGGGGCGAGTCCATCACCGTCGTCGACGGCGCTCGAGACGACGGGGACGCCGTCGACCGTGACGACTCCGACACCGTCATCGACCGCGGGCGCTACGGCGTGCTCGGCGTCGGCCTCGGCCCGTTCAACCTCGGCCTCGCGGCGCTGCTCGACGGCGCGGAGCCGGCCCTCGAGCTCGACGCGATATTCCTCGAGCGCGACCCCGAGTTCGCGTGGCACGAGGGGATGCTGATCGAGGGCGTCACGCTCGAGGTGCCGTTCCTCGCGGATCTGGTGACGATGGCCGATCCCACGAACCCCTACAGCTTCCTCAACTACGTCCGCGAGCGCGATCGGATCTACGAGTTCTACTTCTACGAGACGTTCCAGCTCCCGCGCCGGGAGTACGACGAGTACCTGCGCTGGGTGGCCGAGACCGTGCCGACGACGCAGTTCGGACGGGAGGTGACGCGCGTCGAGTACGTCGAGGCGGACGCGGACGGCGGGCGTGAGGAGTCCGACGAGATGGACACCGACGGAACGGACAACGGCGGGACGTTTGTCGTCGAGGCTGTCGCCCCCGAGACGGGCCAACGCTATCGCTACCGCGCCGACGACCTCGTGATGGGCGTCGGCTCCCGGCCCGCCGTGCCCGAGTTCGCCCGCGAGTACGCTGACGCCGACGTGCCGGGAGGTGATCGGGTGTTCCACACCGCCGACTACCTCGAGCGCCGCGCCGACGTCCTCGAAGCCGACTCGATCACCGTCGTCGGCTCCGGGCAGAGCGCCGCCGAAGTCGTCCTCGACCTGCTCGAGCGCCAGTCCGCGAACGGGTTCCGACTCGACTGGCTCACCCGCTCGGACGGCTTCTTCCCGATGGAGTACTCGAAGCTCGGGCTCCAGCACTTCACGCCCGAGTACGCGGCGTACTTCTACGATCTGCCCCAGTCCCGGAAAGACGACCTGCTGGCCGACCAGGACCTGCTGTACAAGGGAATCGATCCCGAGACCAGCGAGCGGATCTACGACACACTCTACGAGCGCTCGATCGGCGACCGCGACCCCGACTTCGGCATGCTCGCGACGACCGCGGTCCGCGACCTTGAGCGCATCGAGGGCAGCTACTGGCTCGAGTGCGAGCAACGACAACAAGAACAGCAGTTCGCCCTCGAGACCGACGCCGTGATCTTCGGGACGGGCTACCAGCGGCCGACGCCGACGTTCCTCGAGCCGATCGCCGACCGTATCGCGTTCGACGACCGGGGCCGGTTCCGCGTGAGCGAGGACTACCGCCTCGAGGGGGACCTCGGCGGGGCGGACGACGCCGGCGGTCGCGTGTTCGTCCAGAACGCCGAGATGCACACCCACGGCGTCGGCACGCCGGATCTCGGACTGGGCTGTTACCGGAACGCGGTCATCATCGATCGGCTCGCCGGCCGCGAGGTGTATCCGATCGACCGTGACACCGTCTTCCAGCATTTCGACGTCGAACAGTTCGCCGACCACGCGCCGGTTCGCACGGACGGGGCGCGACCGCGACCGCTCGATACGGAGTAA
- a CDS encoding response regulator has product MTTEDEQVNEPIDILLVEPNPGDSRLFEEKFTDAKLLNTIHTVSDGEAALDFVHQRNDHADKPRPDIILLEPQLPGKSGIDVLSELKNEPALDEIPVVVLTSSDAGEKVVQSHGLEADTYIQKPVEPEDFVEFVQSIEDFWFAIVQKPA; this is encoded by the coding sequence ATGACTACGGAAGACGAGCAGGTGAACGAGCCGATTGACATCCTCTTGGTCGAACCGAACCCCGGCGACAGTCGGCTCTTCGAAGAGAAGTTCACGGACGCGAAACTCCTGAACACCATCCACACCGTCTCCGACGGCGAGGCCGCGCTCGATTTTGTCCACCAGCGAAACGACCACGCGGACAAACCGCGCCCGGATATCATCCTCCTCGAGCCACAGCTCCCCGGCAAGAGCGGCATCGACGTCCTCTCGGAGCTGAAAAACGAGCCGGCGCTCGACGAGATTCCGGTCGTCGTGCTCACGAGTTCCGATGCCGGCGAGAAGGTCGTCCAATCTCACGGGCTCGAGGCGGACACCTACATTCAGAAGCCGGTCGAACCCGAGGACTTCGTCGAGTTCGTGCAGTCGATCGAGGACTTCTGGTTCGCGATCGTTCAGAAGCCGGCGTAG
- the sufU gene encoding Fe-S cluster assembly sulfur transfer protein SufU, which translates to MGLGSDMYRQQILDHYKNPRNYGELEDPTFTHIGENPMCGDEIRMDIVLDDDEETIERVAFKGDGCAISQASASMLSGKLAGKTLDELHEMDRDDVIDMLGVDISPMRVKCAVLAEKVAQDGAEIYQGELDVEKTTTEDD; encoded by the coding sequence ATGGGACTGGGCTCCGATATGTACCGACAGCAGATCCTCGACCACTACAAGAACCCCCGTAACTACGGGGAACTCGAGGATCCCACCTTCACCCACATCGGCGAGAACCCGATGTGCGGCGACGAGATTCGCATGGACATCGTCCTCGACGACGACGAGGAGACGATCGAACGGGTCGCGTTCAAGGGCGACGGCTGTGCGATCAGTCAAGCCTCCGCTAGCATGCTCTCGGGCAAGCTCGCCGGCAAGACCCTCGACGAACTCCACGAGATGGATCGCGACGACGTGATCGACATGCTCGGCGTCGATATCTCGCCGATGCGGGTCAAGTGTGCCGTTCTGGCCGAGAAGGTAGCACAGGACGGCGCGGAGATCTATCAGGGCGAACTCGACGTGGAGAAGACGACGACCGAGGACGACTGA
- a CDS encoding IucA/IucC family siderophore biosynthesis protein — protein sequence MTHPHSHSPTPTTATDERDVDAARVAREATVHSFLNCYCHETGADEFVAAADAPIDRQPASGLVLRCPLPNQGIECFVPVAYRSPTGRHLFDLPASYRAEDGGDPVELDYATLAALATKELEIERGADGSRDDLLERVVRSCRRIERYVDARAGDEDVLYGTDFTFREAEQSLVFGHLRHPTPKSRRGMERDAERYAPELEGSFQLHYVRADPEIVESESAREDSAAEWVHEALREDPAVAESVLEGYLAEDDVLLPVHPWQAERLFERDAVRELVAAGKLESLGELGRGFHPTTSVRTLYAPDSPFMVKGSLAVEITNSLRTNKRPELERGVAISDLLATDLGDDLRERYPGFDVIRDPAYLTIDPDALGLEGDESGFEVVLRENPFRGEAARRATPVVALCQDGIGDSDSRLGRVVRAIADREGRDAAAVSEEWFRRYLSISVRPLLWLYLERGIGLEAHQQNSVLTLDEAGYPDEFRYRDNQGYYFPESAYERLESLLPGVGERAGSVCPDAVADERIRYYVVLNNALGVINAFGTAGLVDEHRLLAVLRAELESLREFDRPGTSILDPLLESETVPCKANLLTRFRGLDELDAPSLDEQSVYADVRNPLVDAETPEAAGSHGSTATGDAGEVDR from the coding sequence ATGACACACCCACACTCACACTCACCCACACCGACGACGGCGACCGACGAGCGCGATGTCGACGCGGCGCGGGTCGCCCGCGAGGCGACGGTGCACAGCTTCCTGAACTGCTACTGCCACGAGACCGGTGCCGACGAGTTCGTCGCCGCCGCGGACGCCCCGATCGACCGCCAGCCGGCGAGCGGGCTCGTCCTGCGGTGTCCGCTGCCGAATCAGGGGATCGAATGCTTCGTTCCCGTGGCGTACCGCTCCCCGACCGGCCGCCACTTGTTCGATCTGCCCGCGTCCTACCGGGCCGAAGACGGCGGCGACCCGGTCGAACTCGACTACGCCACGCTCGCGGCGCTCGCGACGAAGGAACTCGAGATCGAACGCGGCGCGGACGGGAGCCGCGACGACCTCCTCGAGCGAGTCGTGCGGTCCTGCCGGCGCATCGAGCGGTACGTCGACGCCCGCGCGGGCGACGAAGACGTCCTGTACGGCACTGACTTCACCTTCCGCGAGGCCGAGCAGTCGCTGGTCTTCGGCCACCTCCGGCACCCGACGCCGAAGAGCCGCCGCGGGATGGAGCGCGACGCCGAACGCTACGCCCCCGAACTCGAGGGTTCGTTCCAACTGCACTACGTTCGCGCGGATCCCGAAATCGTCGAGAGCGAGTCCGCCCGCGAGGACTCCGCGGCCGAGTGGGTCCATGAGGCGCTGCGAGAGGACCCGGCCGTCGCCGAGTCCGTCCTCGAGGGATACCTCGCCGAGGACGACGTCCTCCTGCCGGTGCATCCGTGGCAGGCCGAGCGGCTGTTCGAGCGCGACGCAGTACGGGAACTGGTCGCCGCGGGGAAACTCGAGTCGCTGGGGGAACTGGGCCGGGGGTTCCATCCGACGACATCCGTGCGAACGCTGTACGCGCCCGACTCGCCGTTCATGGTCAAGGGGTCGCTCGCCGTCGAGATCACCAACTCGCTGCGGACGAACAAGCGGCCGGAACTCGAGCGCGGGGTCGCGATCTCGGACCTGCTGGCGACCGACCTCGGCGACGACCTGCGCGAGCGATACCCCGGGTTCGACGTGATCCGGGACCCGGCCTACCTGACGATCGATCCGGACGCGTTGGGCCTCGAGGGCGACGAATCGGGCTTCGAGGTCGTCCTCCGGGAGAACCCATTCCGGGGCGAGGCCGCCCGGCGGGCGACGCCGGTCGTCGCGCTCTGTCAGGACGGGATCGGTGACAGCGACTCGCGGCTCGGCCGCGTCGTCCGCGCCATCGCCGATCGCGAGGGCCGCGACGCCGCCGCGGTGAGCGAGGAGTGGTTCCGGCGCTACCTCTCGATCTCGGTACGGCCGCTGCTGTGGCTCTACCTCGAGCGGGGGATCGGCCTCGAGGCCCACCAGCAAAACAGCGTGCTCACGCTGGACGAGGCGGGCTACCCCGACGAGTTCCGCTACCGGGACAATCAGGGTTACTACTTCCCCGAGAGCGCTTACGAGCGGCTCGAGTCCCTGCTGCCCGGCGTCGGCGAGCGGGCCGGCAGCGTCTGTCCCGACGCGGTCGCCGACGAGCGGATTCGCTACTACGTCGTCCTCAACAACGCGCTCGGCGTGATCAACGCCTTCGGAACCGCGGGACTGGTCGACGAGCATCGGCTGCTCGCCGTCCTCCGGGCGGAACTCGAGTCGCTCCGGGAGTTCGACCGGCCCGGCACGTCGATCCTGGACCCGCTGCTCGAGTCCGAAACGGTGCCGTGCAAGGCGAACCTGCTGACCCGCTTCCGGGGGTTAGACGAGCTCGACGCGCCCTCGCTCGACGAGCAGTCGGTCTACGCCGACGTGCGGAATCCGCTCGTCGACGCAGAGACGCCGGAAGCGGCGGGGTCGCACGGTTCGACCGCGACCGGCGACGCCGGGGAGGTGGATCGATGA
- a CDS encoding GNAT family N-acetyltransferase yields MTAREPSRGPHATVVSEYDFEYYDETIDRHIGFRPVSLERDLGRLHAWLGSDHVKPSWDLDEPLPAFRETLREKLADDHQTLYIGCLDHVPMSYWERYWAAEDDLAAYYDAEPTDQGIHLLFGPPEYVGEGYGVALLRAMVAFQFSHPETDRVVAEPDARNDAVLTVFERCGCETQRQFEFSEEEKTANLVVCTRERFEREIWPPTVDGEPSDRAEVSGDD; encoded by the coding sequence ATGACGGCGCGAGAACCGTCCCGCGGCCCGCACGCCACGGTCGTCTCCGAGTACGATTTCGAGTACTACGACGAGACGATCGACCGGCACATCGGCTTCCGACCGGTCTCGCTCGAGCGCGATCTCGGCCGGCTGCACGCGTGGCTCGGCTCTGACCACGTCAAGCCCTCGTGGGATCTCGATGAGCCGTTACCCGCGTTCCGCGAAACGCTCCGCGAGAAACTCGCGGACGACCACCAGACGCTGTATATCGGCTGTCTAGATCACGTCCCGATGAGCTACTGGGAGCGCTACTGGGCCGCCGAGGACGATCTGGCGGCGTACTACGACGCCGAGCCGACCGATCAGGGGATTCACCTCCTGTTCGGTCCGCCGGAGTACGTCGGCGAGGGATACGGGGTGGCCCTCCTCCGCGCAATGGTGGCCTTCCAGTTCAGTCATCCCGAGACCGATCGAGTCGTCGCCGAACCCGACGCCCGCAACGACGCGGTTCTGACGGTCTTCGAGCGATGCGGGTGCGAGACCCAGCGCCAGTTCGAGTTCTCGGAGGAGGAGAAGACGGCGAACCTCGTCGTCTGTACACGCGAGCGGTTCGAACGCGAAATCTGGCCGCCGACCGTCGACGGCGAACCGTCGGACCGCGCCGAGGTGAGCGGCGATGACTGA
- a CDS encoding aspartate aminotransferase family protein has product MTGNEFAGRVRPASDEPTPPDAASAFLGDEAGNVAYEDAIDRAREHLVESFATATDPYEGTDHETLRERIDDLAVFPDEGDSLESVLETVADEVLGDSVRVHDPGCVAHLHCPPAIPALAAELLLSGTNQSMDSFDQAPAASVLEERVVDACCALFGYPAGADGVFTGGGTESNFLGLLLARDWYCETAFDRTVQTDGLPPEASDLRVLCSDAAHFTAEQAAHHLGLGEDAVVAVPTDGDHRIDLAALDETLERLEAEGRHPFALIGTAGTTDFGSIDPLRALADRAADRDLWFHVDAAYGGACAISDRLRPKLAGIDRADSIAVDFHKLFYQPISCGAFLLRDGDEYRFLERNAAYLNPERDDAAGVPNLVSKSTQTTRRFDALKPFVTFNALGRSGVADCVEYVCDLADAVAADIRAEPALELCCDPELSAVVFRYRSDRLTRASERDATGESATATGDAVDRVDRVNRAIRDELLADGEVVLARTEIDGTAALKFTLLNPKTTVSDLREALAAITDRGEALEREVIDSA; this is encoded by the coding sequence ATGACGGGCAACGAGTTTGCAGGCCGGGTCCGCCCGGCCTCCGACGAACCGACGCCGCCGGACGCCGCGAGCGCGTTCCTCGGCGACGAAGCGGGCAACGTCGCTTACGAGGATGCGATCGACCGGGCGCGCGAGCACCTCGTCGAGTCGTTCGCGACTGCGACGGACCCCTACGAGGGGACCGACCACGAGACGCTGCGCGAGCGCATCGACGACCTCGCGGTGTTCCCCGATGAGGGAGATTCCCTCGAGAGCGTCCTCGAGACGGTCGCCGACGAGGTGCTCGGGGATTCGGTTCGGGTCCACGACCCCGGCTGCGTCGCCCACCTCCACTGCCCGCCGGCGATCCCGGCGCTGGCCGCCGAACTGTTGCTCTCGGGGACGAACCAGTCGATGGACTCGTTCGATCAGGCGCCCGCGGCGTCGGTCCTCGAGGAGCGCGTCGTCGACGCCTGCTGTGCGCTGTTCGGGTATCCGGCCGGCGCGGACGGCGTCTTCACGGGCGGGGGCACGGAATCGAACTTCCTCGGACTCCTGCTGGCCCGCGACTGGTACTGCGAGACGGCGTTCGATCGGACCGTCCAGACCGACGGGCTGCCGCCCGAGGCGTCCGACCTCCGCGTGCTCTGTTCGGACGCGGCGCACTTCACGGCCGAGCAGGCCGCCCACCACCTCGGGCTCGGCGAGGACGCGGTCGTCGCGGTGCCGACCGACGGCGACCATCGCATCGATCTCGCGGCGCTCGACGAAACGCTCGAGCGACTCGAGGCCGAGGGTCGACATCCCTTCGCGCTCATTGGCACCGCCGGGACGACCGACTTCGGCAGTATCGACCCGCTCCGCGCGCTCGCGGATCGAGCCGCCGATCGGGACCTGTGGTTTCACGTCGACGCCGCCTACGGCGGCGCGTGTGCGATCAGCGACCGCCTCCGGCCGAAGCTCGCGGGGATCGACCGCGCCGACTCGATCGCCGTCGACTTCCACAAGCTGTTCTACCAGCCGATCAGCTGCGGCGCGTTTCTGTTGCGCGACGGCGACGAGTATCGGTTCCTCGAGCGCAACGCGGCCTACCTCAACCCCGAGCGCGACGACGCGGCGGGGGTGCCGAACCTCGTCTCGAAATCGACGCAGACGACGCGCCGGTTCGACGCGCTGAAGCCGTTCGTGACGTTCAACGCGCTGGGCCGGTCCGGCGTGGCCGACTGCGTCGAGTACGTCTGCGACCTGGCCGACGCGGTCGCCGCCGACATCCGGGCCGAGCCGGCGCTGGAACTGTGCTGTGACCCCGAACTGAGCGCGGTGGTCTTCCGGTACCGCTCGGACCGACTGACTCGAGCGAGCGAGCGGGACGCGACCGGCGAGTCCGCCACCGCGACCGGCGACGCCGTCGACCGCGTCGACCGCGTGAACCGCGCGATCCGCGACGAACTGTTGGCCGACGGCGAGGTCGTCCTCGCCCGCACCGAAATCGACGGCACCGCCGCGCTGAAGTTCACCCTTCTGAACCCGAAGACGACCGTTTCCGACCTCCGCGAGGCCCTCGCGGCGATCACCGACCGCGGCGAGGCCCTTGAACGCGAGGTGATCGATTCCGCATGA